Proteins co-encoded in one Desulfobacteraceae bacterium genomic window:
- a CDS encoding ABC transporter ATP-binding protein, whose amino-acid sequence MSAAILEVDNLTVTFDTDEGVFNAVEGVSFAVGAGEVVGLVGESGCGKSVTALSILRLIPSPPGRITQGSVRFKGVDLARLSAAELRRVRGASIGMIFQEPSAALSPLHRVGRQLVEALRLHRDIPRQAAWETAGQWLEKIRIPDAAERLHAYPFQLSGGMQQRVMIAMALMLEPELIIADEPTTALDVTIQAQVFALIREMRQASTAILLITHDMGVVWEMCDRVLVMYAARIVEAGSREEIFGKPAHPYSRGLLCSIPRLTDKPDRLAAIGGMVPSPLRYPPGCRFNDRCPYVFDRCRREAPGLLEVAGGHQAACFLARKLVRTPL is encoded by the coding sequence TTCGACACCGATGAGGGCGTTTTCAACGCCGTCGAAGGGGTTTCCTTTGCCGTCGGGGCCGGGGAGGTGGTGGGGCTGGTGGGCGAGTCCGGCTGCGGCAAGTCGGTGACGGCCCTGAGCATCCTGCGCCTGATCCCGTCGCCGCCGGGGCGGATCACCCAGGGCAGCGTGCGCTTCAAGGGCGTCGACCTCGCGCGCCTGAGCGCCGCCGAACTGCGCCGGGTGCGGGGCGCCAGCATCGGCATGATCTTTCAGGAGCCGTCGGCGGCCCTTTCGCCGCTTCACCGGGTGGGGCGCCAGCTGGTGGAGGCCCTGCGCCTGCACCGCGACATCCCCCGCCAGGCGGCCTGGGAGACGGCCGGCCAGTGGCTAGAGAAGATCCGCATCCCGGATGCGGCCGAACGGCTGCATGCCTACCCCTTTCAGCTCTCCGGCGGCATGCAGCAACGGGTCATGATCGCCATGGCCCTGATGCTTGAGCCGGAGCTGATCATCGCCGACGAGCCCACCACCGCCCTGGACGTCACCATCCAGGCCCAGGTGTTCGCCCTGATCCGGGAGATGCGGCAGGCCAGCACCGCCATTTTGCTGATCACCCACGACATGGGGGTCGTCTGGGAGATGTGCGACCGGGTGCTGGTGATGTACGCCGCCCGGATCGTCGAAGCGGGCAGCCGCGAAGAGATCTTCGGGAAACCGGCCCATCCCTACTCCCGGGGGCTGCTGTGCTCGATCCCGCGGCTGACCGACAAGCCCGACCGGCTGGCGGCCATCGGCGGTATGGTGCCCTCGCCGCTGCGCTACCCGCCCGGCTGCCGCTTCAATGACCGCTGCCCCTACGTTTTTGACCGCTGCCGACGTGAAGCCCCCGGCCTGCTGGAAGTCGCGGGCGGGCATCAGGCGGCCTGTTTCCTGGCCAGAAAACTGGTCCGGACACCCCTTTAA
- a CDS encoding ABC transporter ATP-binding protein has product MPTPIAKPPTNLENGARPLLELLDLKTWFPVRRGVFAKTIGHVRAVDGVTLTIARAETLGLVGESGCGKTTLGRTILGLDPPHSGRLRFDGRDIGRLSRAAKRQLRQRMQIIFQDPLSSLNPRMNILDIVTEGLREFSLISDTREAHAVRLLREVGLDADALYRYPHEFSGGQRQRINVARAISLRPDFIVCDEAVSALDVSVQAQVINLMIDLREKYGLAYLFISHDLSVVSNIAGRVAVMYLGRVVEEGPTDSIIRDPLHPYTRALIGAVPVPGVQRAKAPPLTGETPSPLAPPPGCRFHPRCQEAMDVCRRVDPGRTRWAGRRVWCHLYGEGETLSS; this is encoded by the coding sequence ATGCCAACCCCAATCGCAAAACCCCCGACGAACCTTGAAAACGGCGCGCGGCCGCTGTTGGAACTGCTGGATCTGAAGACCTGGTTTCCCGTGCGGCGCGGGGTTTTCGCCAAAACCATCGGTCATGTGCGCGCCGTGGACGGGGTGACGCTGACCATCGCCCGTGCTGAAACCCTGGGCCTGGTGGGCGAATCGGGCTGCGGCAAGACCACCCTGGGGCGCACGATTCTGGGGCTCGACCCCCCCCACAGCGGCCGCCTGCGCTTCGACGGGCGCGACATCGGCCGGCTGTCGCGGGCGGCAAAGCGGCAGCTCCGGCAGCGGATGCAGATCATCTTTCAGGACCCGCTCTCCTCGCTCAATCCGCGGATGAACATCCTGGATATCGTAACCGAGGGGCTGCGCGAATTCAGTCTGATCTCCGACACCCGCGAGGCGCATGCCGTGCGGCTACTCAGGGAGGTCGGGCTCGACGCCGATGCCCTCTACCGCTACCCGCACGAGTTTTCCGGCGGCCAGCGGCAGCGGATCAACGTGGCCCGGGCGATTTCGCTGCGGCCCGATTTTATCGTCTGCGACGAGGCGGTAAGCGCCCTGGATGTGTCGGTTCAGGCCCAGGTGATCAATTTGATGATCGATCTGCGGGAAAAATACGGCCTGGCCTACCTCTTCATTTCCCACGACCTCAGCGTCGTCAGCAATATCGCCGGGCGCGTGGCGGTGATGTACCTGGGCCGGGTGGTGGAGGAGGGCCCCACCGACAGCATCATCCGCGACCCCCTGCACCCTTACACCCGCGCCCTGATCGGGGCGGTTCCGGTGCCCGGCGTGCAGCGCGCAAAAGCTCCGCCGCTGACCGGCGAGACCCCCTCACCGCTGGCCCCGCCGCCCGGATGCCGCTTTCACCCGCGCTGTCAGGAGGCGATGGACGTCTGCCGGCGGGTGGACCCGGGCCGCACA